CGGTCGCCCTCCCGGTAGGCGGAGACGGTCCGGCTGCGGCGGGCGCTACGGCGCACCTCGACAGCCTGTGTCGCGGGGAGGTTCTCGGATGCGACCGGAACGCGCCGACGCGGCACAGAAGCACGGGAGTCCGGTCCGGCTGCCACGCGCCAGACGTTACCTGCTGGGGGTGACAGAAGTCCTGCCTTCGTGGCCGATTTGTGCGAGTGCTTGCGAACGTCCGGGGTCCTGAATGCGACGAATTCGCGGCATAGGCGACCGAATCACAAGCGGATCATCGGACCACGACCCCCAGCCTGTGGATAACTCTTCGCACGTTGTTCACCGATCGGCCAAGCTCGTCCCGGGTGGCCGAATCCGGCCGCGAAGGGAGAGCAGCGACCATGCGCACCGACGTCCGCACCGAGTCCGAGCCCGCCGGCCAGCCGCAGCGGCCGTGTCTGAAGCCGGCGCTGCGCCGGGCCTGGCGGGACCGGACCACCCTCCAGTTCGGCATCGGCGACGCCCACACCGCGGTACTGGAATCGGCCACCCCGGCCGACGCCGCCTTCCTCGACCTGCTGGACGGCACCCGGGAGCTCCCGGCGCTGACCGCCGCCGCGGCCGGGCTCGGGGTGGACGCGGACCGGGTGCACCGGCTGCTGGGCGAGCTCCGCGCCTCGGAGGTGCTGGACGACGGCGGGGCCCAGCGCCCGCTGCTGGAGCTCCCGCCGCGGGAACGGGCCCGGCTGGCCCCGGACCTGGCGGCGCTGTCGCTGGCCCATCCGCGTCCCGGCGCCGCTCCCCGGCTGCTGCTGGCCCGCCGCCGGGCCCGGGTCCAGGTCCACGGCGCGGGCCGGGTGGGCGCGGCCCTGGCCGGGGTGCTGGCGGCGGCCGGGGTCGGCCAGGTCCAGGTGCTGGACGGCGGGCGGGTGCTGGACCAGGACAGCTCGCCCTGCGGAATCTCCCCGGCGGACACCGGCCGTCCCCGGGCGGCCGCGGCCCGGGCCGCCCTGCGCCGGGCGGCCCCGGATCCGCCGGACCAGCTGGCCGGCCGGCTGCGCGCGCCGGACCTGGTCGTGCTGGCGCCGAGGGGCGACGCCTCC
The Streptacidiphilus albus JL83 genome window above contains:
- a CDS encoding TOMM precursor leader peptide-binding protein is translated as MRTDVRTESEPAGQPQRPCLKPALRRAWRDRTTLQFGIGDAHTAVLESATPADAAFLDLLDGTRELPALTAAAAGLGVDADRVHRLLGELRASEVLDDGGAQRPLLELPPRERARLAPDLAALSLAHPRPGAAPRLLLARRRARVQVHGAGRVGAALAGVLAAAGVGQVQVLDGGRVLDQDSSPCGISPADTGRPRAAAARAALRRAAPDPPDQLAGRLRAPDLVVLAPRGDASGLLPDPALSQELMRSGTPHLYAGVLETTGSVGPFVLPGQSACGHCLSLLRSDRDPAWPVLLAQHCSGRSGSVPACDTALATTVAGLAALHCLIYLDGGSPPSVGARVEVSMVDGSMRRHRLGPHPDCGCCWASGTEGAWGDNDGSA